The following proteins are co-located in the Frigidibacter mobilis genome:
- the recQ gene encoding DNA helicase RecQ, translating into MTAAPSATALLSSVFGFPSFRPGQEEIVRAVLAGQNALAIMPTGGGKSLCFQLPALCREGVTVVISPLIALMRDQVRALREAGVEAGALTSGNTDAETEEVFAALDEGRMKLLYMAPERLASGATLGLLRRIGTSAIAVDEAHCVSQWGHDFRPDYLRIGDLRRALDVPLAAFTATADEETRAEIVTRLFDGHPPEIFLRGFDRPNIHLAFAAKDKPREQILRFADARRGQSGIVYCGTRAKTETLAQALREAAHAACHYHGGMDPEERREVEARFQREDGLIVVATVAFGMGIDKPDIRWVAHADLPKSIESYYQEIGRGGRDGAPAETLTLYGPDDIRYRRTQIDEGLAPPERKAADHGRLNALLGLAEATACRRQRLLAYFGETAAPCGNCDLCDTPPEVFDATEPVRKALSAILRTQETFGAGHLIDILTGNATDKVRERGHDGLPTFGVGRELSRPQWQALFRQMMGHDLVRPDAERHGALRMTDIARPILRGEAQIILRRDTVARAQSRPVAKALVNEEDAPLLSALKAKRRALAEAARVPPYIIFNDRTLIEMAETRPASLDAMAHITGVGAKKLESYGAEFLAVITGAAEHMHPSRLRLAGRPEGALFDRLAEAQLALARGEDGTQKPLSCTAATLRQIAERRPRSLDDLARLPGMDEARAGRFGAAFLAVLTEA; encoded by the coding sequence ATGACCGCCGCCCCCTCTGCCACAGCGCTCCTGTCCTCGGTCTTCGGCTTCCCCAGCTTCCGGCCGGGGCAAGAGGAGATCGTGCGCGCGGTGCTGGCCGGGCAGAACGCGCTGGCGATCATGCCCACGGGTGGCGGCAAGTCGCTGTGCTTCCAGCTGCCGGCGCTCTGCCGCGAGGGGGTGACGGTGGTGATCTCGCCGCTGATCGCGCTGATGCGCGACCAGGTCCGCGCCCTGCGCGAAGCGGGAGTCGAGGCGGGGGCGCTGACCTCCGGCAATACCGATGCCGAGACCGAGGAGGTCTTCGCCGCGCTGGACGAAGGCCGCATGAAGCTGCTCTACATGGCGCCCGAACGGCTGGCCTCGGGCGCGACCCTTGGCCTGCTGCGCCGGATCGGCACCAGCGCGATCGCGGTGGACGAGGCGCATTGCGTAAGCCAATGGGGCCATGACTTCCGCCCCGACTACCTGCGGATTGGAGATCTGCGCCGGGCGCTGGATGTGCCGCTGGCCGCCTTCACTGCCACCGCGGATGAAGAGACGCGGGCCGAGATCGTCACCCGCCTGTTCGACGGCCACCCGCCCGAGATCTTCCTGCGCGGCTTCGACCGGCCCAACATCCACCTTGCCTTCGCCGCGAAGGACAAGCCGCGCGAGCAGATCCTGCGCTTTGCGGATGCCCGCCGCGGCCAGTCCGGCATCGTCTATTGCGGCACCCGTGCCAAGACCGAGACGCTGGCACAGGCGCTGCGCGAGGCCGCCCACGCCGCCTGCCACTATCACGGCGGCATGGACCCGGAGGAGCGGCGCGAGGTCGAAGCGCGGTTCCAGCGCGAGGATGGGCTGATCGTGGTGGCGACGGTTGCCTTCGGCATGGGCATCGACAAGCCCGACATCCGCTGGGTCGCCCATGCCGACCTGCCGAAGTCGATCGAGAGCTATTATCAGGAAATCGGCCGCGGCGGCCGCGATGGTGCCCCGGCCGAAACCCTCACCCTCTACGGCCCCGACGACATCCGCTATCGCCGGACCCAGATCGACGAGGGCCTTGCCCCGCCCGAACGCAAGGCCGCCGATCATGGCCGGCTGAACGCGCTGCTGGGTCTGGCCGAGGCGACCGCCTGCCGCCGCCAGCGCCTGCTGGCCTATTTCGGCGAGACGGCAGCACCCTGCGGCAATTGCGACCTCTGCGACACGCCGCCCGAGGTCTTCGATGCGACAGAGCCGGTGCGCAAGGCGCTGTCGGCGATCCTTCGCACCCAGGAAACCTTCGGCGCGGGCCACCTGATCGACATCCTGACCGGCAATGCCACCGACAAGGTGCGCGAGCGCGGCCATGACGGGCTGCCGACCTTCGGCGTGGGGCGCGAGCTGTCGCGCCCGCAATGGCAGGCGCTGTTCCGGCAGATGATGGGCCATGATCTCGTGCGCCCCGATGCCGAGCGCCACGGCGCGCTGCGGATGACCGACATCGCCCGCCCGATCCTGCGCGGCGAGGCGCAGATCATCCTGCGCCGCGATACCGTGGCCCGCGCGCAATCGCGCCCGGTGGCGAAGGCCCTTGTCAACGAGGAGGACGCGCCGCTGCTGTCCGCGCTCAAGGCCAAGCGCCGGGCGCTGGCCGAGGCGGCGCGCGTGCCCCCCTATATCATCTTCAACGACCGCACCCTGATCGAGATGGCCGAGACCAGGCCCGCCAGCCTCGATGCGATGGCCCATATCACCGGCGTCGGCGCCAAGAAGCTGGAAAGCTATGGGGCCGAATTCCTTGCCGTGATTACCGGCGCGGCGGAACACATGCACCCCTCGCGCCTGCGCCTTGCCGGGCGCCCCGAAGGCGCGCTGTTCGACCGGCTGGCCGAGGCGCAACTGGCCTTGGCGAGGGGTGAGGACGGCACGCAAAAGCCGTTGTCCTGCACCGCCGCCACCCTGCGCCAGATCGCCGAGCGGCGGCCGCGCAGCCTTGATGACCTCGCCCGCCTGCCCGGTATGGACGAGGCCCGCGCCGGCCGTTTCGGGGCCGCCTTCCTTGCGGTGCTGACCGAGGCCTGA
- a CDS encoding YggT family protein: MTTLYQALMLILNVVWFVMIAHIILSWLISFQVLNTRQPMVAQLWFGLNRLLEPVYGPIRRILPNTAGLDLAPLVAFIILIVLQRALQNNAGFFYSY, encoded by the coding sequence ATGACGACGCTCTACCAAGCCCTGATGCTGATCCTGAACGTCGTCTGGTTCGTGATGATCGCGCATATCATCCTGTCCTGGCTCATCAGCTTTCAGGTGCTCAACACCCGTCAGCCGATGGTGGCGCAGCTCTGGTTCGGCCTGAATCGCCTGCTGGAGCCGGTCTATGGCCCGATCCGCCGGATCCTGCCCAACACCGCCGGACTGGACCTTGCGCCGCTGGTGGCCTTCATCATCCTGATCGTGCTGCAGCGTGCGCTGCAGAACAATGCGGGCTTCTTCTACAGCTATTGA
- a CDS encoding thioesterase family protein, whose translation MYPFIRMAYAMAKCRKSPPLPVTGTHVSQHICWPWDLDLWVELNNGRTLTLYDLGRIPLAMRTGLIGPLRANRWGITVAGSSVRYRRRVRMFERFEMRSRCLGWDAKFLYMDQSMWRNGECTSQVLIRSAFTGADGIVAPAAVLAAMGSNEQSPPLPDWVQAWISADAERPWPPQF comes from the coding sequence ATGTATCCCTTCATCCGCATGGCCTATGCGATGGCCAAATGCCGCAAGTCCCCGCCGCTGCCGGTGACCGGCACCCATGTCTCGCAGCATATCTGCTGGCCCTGGGATCTGGACCTGTGGGTCGAGCTGAACAATGGCCGCACGCTGACGCTGTATGATCTGGGGCGGATCCCGCTGGCGATGCGCACCGGGCTGATCGGGCCGCTGCGCGCCAATCGCTGGGGGATCACCGTTGCGGGCAGTTCGGTCCGCTATCGCCGCCGCGTGCGGATGTTCGAGCGGTTCGAGATGCGCAGCCGCTGTCTCGGTTGGGACGCGAAATTCCTGTACATGGACCAGAGCATGTGGCGGAACGGCGAATGCACCAGCCAGGTGCTGATCCGCTCGGCCTTTACCGGCGCGGATGGCATCGTTGCGCCCGCCGCCGTGCTTGCCGCGATGGGCAGCAACGAGCAGAGCCCGCCGCTGCCCGACTGGGTGCAGGCCTGGATTTCCGCCGATGCCGAGCGGCCCTGGCCGCCGCAGTTTTAG
- a CDS encoding MFS transporter, with the protein MAISANRRILGWYFFDWASQPYNTLLLTFIFGPYIKELLGSGTAAQAAWGYGIGITGFAIALAAPLLGAIADRAGGRMGFIWVFSVLYVLGAWGLWFAAPGNFNLLLVMLCFGVGLAAMEFATIFTNAMLPGLGTRAEIGRISGSGWAFGYLGGLVSLILMLALLAENGETGRTMIGIAPIFGLDPELREGTRAVGPLTAIWYALFMVPFFWWVREPRAPNAVPVLQAAREAVPHLRQTLATLPARRSLWAYLLSSMFYRDALNGMYVFGGIYAAGVLDWTVTDVGKFGLLAVLTGALFAWIGGRADHRFGPRPVIAVNVIVLALVALGIIFISRTSVFGMPVGSDSALPDIVFYAMGALIGAAGGALQSASRTMLVRQADPSQMTEAFGLYALAGKATSFIAPLSIGAVTQLTGSQQAGISPLIVLFLLGLVLLSWVNPDGEEGPA; encoded by the coding sequence ATGGCGATTTCGGCAAACAGGCGAATCTTGGGCTGGTACTTCTTCGACTGGGCGAGCCAACCCTATAACACGCTGCTGCTGACCTTCATCTTCGGTCCCTATATCAAAGAGCTTCTGGGCAGCGGCACTGCGGCGCAGGCGGCCTGGGGCTATGGCATCGGCATCACCGGCTTTGCCATCGCGCTGGCCGCGCCGCTGCTGGGGGCGATTGCAGACCGCGCCGGCGGGCGGATGGGCTTCATCTGGGTGTTCTCGGTCCTCTATGTGCTGGGGGCCTGGGGCCTGTGGTTCGCGGCGCCGGGGAATTTCAACCTGCTGCTGGTGATGCTGTGCTTCGGTGTCGGGCTGGCGGCGATGGAGTTTGCCACGATCTTCACCAACGCGATGCTGCCGGGTCTCGGCACGCGGGCCGAGATCGGCCGCATCTCCGGCTCGGGTTGGGCCTTTGGCTATCTGGGCGGGCTGGTCTCGCTGATCCTGATGCTGGCGCTGCTGGCCGAGAATGGCGAGACCGGGCGCACGATGATCGGCATCGCGCCGATCTTTGGCTTGGACCCGGAGCTGCGCGAGGGCACGCGGGCGGTGGGGCCGCTGACCGCGATCTGGTATGCGCTGTTCATGGTGCCGTTCTTCTGGTGGGTGCGCGAGCCGCGGGCGCCAAACGCGGTGCCGGTGCTGCAGGCCGCGCGCGAGGCGGTGCCCCATCTGCGCCAGACGCTGGCCACCCTGCCTGCGCGGCGCAGCCTGTGGGCCTATCTTCTGTCGTCGATGTTCTACCGCGACGCGCTGAACGGCATGTATGTGTTCGGCGGCATCTATGCTGCAGGCGTGCTGGATTGGACGGTAACCGATGTCGGGAAATTCGGGCTGCTGGCGGTACTGACCGGGGCGCTGTTCGCCTGGATCGGCGGGCGGGCAGACCACCGTTTCGGGCCAAGGCCGGTGATCGCGGTCAACGTCATCGTGCTGGCGCTGGTGGCGCTTGGCATCATCTTCATCTCGCGCACATCGGTCTTCGGGATGCCGGTTGGGTCGGACAGCGCCCTGCCCGACATCGTCTTCTATGCGATGGGCGCGTTGATCGGTGCGGCAGGGGGCGCGCTGCAATCGGCGAGCCGGACCATGCTGGTGCGCCAGGCCGATCCGTCGCAAATGACCGAGGCGTTCGGGCTTTATGCGCTGGCGGGCAAGGCCACCTCGTTCATCGCGCCTCTGTCGATCGGTGCGGTCACGCAATTGACCGGCAGCCAGCAGGCCGGGATTTCTCCCCTGATCGTGTTGTTCCTTCTGGGGCTGGTCCTGCTATCTTGGGTCAACCCCGATGGAGAGGAGGGCCCGGCATGA
- the mepA gene encoding penicillin-insensitive murein endopeptidase: MIRFAFALAAFGALTMPAAAEPLARNLFGAKPAPSAQAPAAIGSYARGCAAGLQALPETGPTWQAMRLSRNRNWGHPQMIGYLVDLSQTARKLGWAGLYIGDISQPRGGPMTGGHNSHQMGLDADIWMLPALRLNLTRQERENLSSISVRTEDQTRVNGNWTPQHQALLAAAAADPRVDRIFVAAAVKIEMCKTARPRDTSWLQKIRPIYGHNTHFHVRLKCPRDDTLCETQAPTVDELSKGGNGCDETLTWWVTTYLEELRNPPKRPKEPGPRPKTPKEFTMADLPRQCAAVLASD; this comes from the coding sequence ATGATCCGTTTCGCATTCGCACTGGCTGCGTTTGGCGCGTTGACGATGCCGGCCGCGGCCGAGCCGCTGGCGCGCAATCTGTTTGGCGCCAAGCCCGCCCCCTCGGCACAGGCGCCCGCCGCCATCGGCAGCTATGCCAGGGGCTGCGCCGCCGGCCTGCAGGCTCTGCCCGAAACCGGGCCGACCTGGCAGGCGATGCGGCTGTCGCGCAACCGCAACTGGGGCCATCCGCAGATGATCGGCTACCTGGTCGACCTGTCGCAGACGGCGCGCAAGCTGGGTTGGGCCGGGCTCTACATCGGCGATATCAGCCAGCCGCGCGGCGGGCCGATGACCGGCGGGCATAACAGCCACCAGATGGGGCTGGATGCCGATATCTGGATGCTGCCCGCCCTGCGGCTGAACCTGACCCGGCAAGAGCGCGAGAACCTGTCCTCGATCTCGGTCCGCACCGAGGATCAGACCCGCGTGAACGGCAACTGGACGCCGCAGCACCAGGCGCTGCTGGCCGCCGCCGCCGCCGATCCGCGGGTGGACCGCATTTTCGTCGCCGCCGCGGTGAAGATCGAGATGTGCAAGACCGCCCGCCCGCGCGATACAAGCTGGCTGCAGAAGATCCGCCCGATCTATGGCCATAACACCCATTTCCATGTGCGCCTGAAATGCCCGCGCGACGATACCCTGTGCGAAACGCAGGCGCCGACGGTGGACGAGCTGTCCAAGGGCGGCAATGGCTGCGACGAGACGCTGACCTGGTGGGTGACCACCTACCTTGAAGAGCTGCGCAACCCGCCCAAGCGGCCCAAGGAACCCGGCCCGCGGCCGAAAACCCCCAAGGAATTCACGATGGCCGACCTGCCCCGCCAATGCGCCGCCGTTCTCGCTTCGGACTGA
- a CDS encoding esterase-like activity of phytase family protein, producing the protein MRRRSRFGLIAALACLPLAFGLGARLGGAAQPQLAQHVGTWVWRSNAARFGGFSGLELSADGLSFAAVSDRGTLAQGRLQRDAAGRITGVTHATLLPLQSSKGQALTGRFTDAEGLALAPDGSLYVSFEGYARVARYPDPAGPAERLPRPEAFDALQNNSSLEALAIGPDGALYTLPERSGAKDRPFPVWRFKGGQWDQPFALPRDGTWLPVGADFGPDGQFYLLERDFFGIGFLSRVRRFAIGGDTVSGGEVLLQTRTALHDNLEGIAVWQDAEGAIRLTMISDDNFLWVQRTEFVDYRLEP; encoded by the coding sequence ATGCGCCGCCGTTCTCGCTTCGGACTGATCGCGGCGCTGGCCTGCCTGCCGCTGGCTTTTGGCCTCGGCGCCCGGCTGGGCGGCGCGGCACAGCCGCAGCTTGCACAGCATGTGGGAACCTGGGTCTGGCGCAGCAATGCCGCGCGGTTCGGCGGGTTTTCGGGGCTGGAGCTGTCGGCGGACGGGCTGAGCTTTGCCGCAGTGTCGGATCGCGGAACATTGGCGCAGGGGCGGTTGCAGCGCGATGCGGCAGGCCGCATCACCGGCGTGACGCATGCAACACTGCTGCCGTTGCAGAGCAGCAAGGGCCAAGCCCTGACCGGCCGCTTCACCGATGCCGAAGGGCTGGCACTGGCGCCCGATGGCAGCCTGTATGTCTCGTTCGAGGGTTATGCCCGGGTGGCCCGCTACCCGGACCCGGCCGGCCCCGCCGAGCGCCTGCCCCGCCCCGAGGCCTTTGACGCCCTGCAGAACAATTCGTCGCTGGAAGCGCTGGCCATCGGGCCGGATGGCGCGCTCTACACCCTACCCGAACGCTCGGGTGCCAAGGACCGGCCCTTCCCGGTCTGGCGGTTCAAGGGTGGCCAGTGGGATCAGCCCTTCGCCCTGCCCCGGGATGGAACCTGGCTGCCGGTAGGCGCCGATTTCGGGCCGGACGGGCAGTTCTACCTGCTGGAGCGCGATTTCTTCGGCATCGGCTTCCTGTCCCGCGTGCGGCGCTTTGCCATCGGCGGTGATACGGTGAGCGGAGGCGAGGTGCTGCTGCAGACCCGCACCGCCCTGCATGACAACCTGGAAGGCATCGCCGTCTGGCAGGATGCGGAGGGCGCGATCCGGCTGACGATGATCTCGGATGACAATTTCCTGTGGGTGCAGCGGACCGAGTTCGTGGATTACCGGCTGGAGCCCTGA
- a CDS encoding queuosine precursor transporter, which yields MTRYLPGILAMAAIVMASNILVQFLLGDWLTWGAFTYPFAFLVTDVMNRVYGAAAARRVVLAGFVTGIACSLIGTQIVGEFGTLVTLRIALGSGLAFLVAQMMDVAVFDRMRAGAWWRAPLVSTLVGSSLDTAIFFSVAFSGALVFLEPGNDVSWAGEMLPLLGFGPLAPLWVSLALADWLVKLSLALAALVPFRLIVSRLTGNSAPVA from the coding sequence ATGACCCGATACCTTCCCGGCATCCTTGCTATGGCCGCCATCGTCATGGCCTCGAACATCCTCGTGCAGTTCCTGCTGGGGGATTGGCTCACCTGGGGCGCCTTCACCTATCCCTTCGCCTTCCTTGTCACCGACGTGATGAACCGCGTCTATGGTGCCGCCGCAGCCCGCCGCGTGGTGCTGGCGGGCTTTGTCACCGGCATCGCCTGCTCGCTGATCGGCACCCAGATCGTCGGAGAGTTCGGCACGCTGGTCACGCTGCGCATCGCGCTTGGCTCCGGCCTCGCCTTCCTCGTCGCGCAGATGATGGATGTGGCGGTGTTCGACCGGATGCGCGCCGGTGCCTGGTGGCGCGCGCCGCTGGTCTCTACCCTGGTCGGCTCCTCGCTCGATACCGCGATCTTCTTCTCGGTCGCCTTCTCGGGCGCGCTGGTCTTCCTCGAACCCGGCAATGACGTGTCCTGGGCCGGCGAGATGCTGCCGCTTCTGGGCTTCGGCCCGCTGGCCCCGCTCTGGGTTTCGCTGGCCCTGGCGGACTGGCTGGTCAAGCTTTCGCTCGCTTTGGCAGCATTGGTGCCCTTCCGCCTGATCGTTTCAAGGCTGACGGGAAACAGCGCACCTGTTGCGTAA
- a CDS encoding TIGR02300 family protein produces the protein MPKEEWGVKRLCPHCASRFYDLQRDPMTCPECGHTFTADSLIVGRGRSMIAEKAAVRDRDRVRAAESDDLVDEEVLEDETADVDLDDDLLEDDEDDNVSLDEIADVAGNEDEV, from the coding sequence ATGCCCAAGGAAGAATGGGGCGTCAAGCGCCTGTGCCCGCACTGCGCCAGCCGGTTCTACGACCTGCAGCGCGACCCGATGACCTGCCCCGAATGCGGCCACACCTTCACCGCCGACAGCCTGATCGTCGGTCGTGGCCGCTCGATGATCGCCGAGAAGGCCGCCGTGCGCGACCGTGACCGCGTGCGCGCCGCCGAAAGCGACGATCTGGTCGACGAGGAAGTGCTGGAAGACGAAACCGCCGATGTCGATCTGGATGACGATCTTCTGGAAGACGACGAGGATGACAACGTCTCTCTGGACGAGATTGCCGACGTCGCCGGCAACGAAGACGAGGTCTGA
- a CDS encoding ABC transporter substrate-binding protein, which translates to MSRALPSLLALALSASAALAAPPDSLTLGMVLEPPNLDPTAGAAAAIDEVVYANLFEGLTRFGPDGTILPGLATSWDVEDDGKVWTFHLAQGVTFHDGSTFDAEDVAFSLNRARAEGSANAQKALFAAIETVEVLDPATVRVTLSAPNAGFDFNMAWGDAVILAPETADGAATAPVGTGPFKLAEWVQGDHVTLEAFDGYWGEKPALTRATFRFISDPTAAFAAMMAGDIDAFPNFPAPETLAQLGADPRFKVIVGSTEGETILAMNNAKAPLDNPKVREAIAHAINRQDIIDGAMFGYGTPIGTHFAPHNPDYVDLIGLSDHDPDLSRKLLAEAGAEGLTLRLALPPPTYARRGGEIIAAQLRDVGIATEVSNLEWAQWLEQVFKGHDFDLTIISHVEPMDINIYARPDYYFSYARPEFVAIMDKLALTTDAAARSDLLKQAQTMIAEDHVNAYLFQLAKTGVADARLEGLWANSPTPANDLTAVHWSH; encoded by the coding sequence ATGTCTCGCGCCCTGCCCTCCCTCCTTGCCCTCGCGCTCAGCGCCAGTGCGGCGCTTGCTGCGCCCCCGGACAGCCTCACCCTCGGCATGGTGCTGGAGCCGCCGAACCTCGACCCCACCGCCGGCGCCGCGGCGGCGATCGACGAGGTGGTCTATGCCAACCTCTTCGAGGGCCTCACCCGCTTCGGCCCCGATGGCACGATCCTGCCGGGCCTGGCGACAAGCTGGGACGTGGAGGACGACGGCAAGGTCTGGACCTTCCATCTGGCGCAGGGCGTGACCTTCCATGACGGCAGCACCTTCGACGCCGAGGATGTCGCCTTCAGCCTGAACCGCGCCCGCGCCGAAGGCAGCGCCAATGCGCAGAAGGCGCTGTTCGCCGCCATCGAAACCGTCGAGGTGCTGGACCCGGCCACGGTGCGCGTGACCCTCTCGGCCCCGAATGCCGGGTTCGATTTCAACATGGCCTGGGGCGATGCGGTGATCCTGGCGCCCGAAACCGCCGATGGCGCCGCCACCGCGCCCGTCGGCACCGGCCCGTTCAAGCTGGCCGAATGGGTGCAGGGCGACCATGTCACGCTGGAGGCGTTCGACGGCTACTGGGGCGAGAAGCCGGCCCTGACCCGCGCCACCTTCCGCTTCATCTCGGACCCGACCGCCGCCTTCGCGGCGATGATGGCCGGCGATATCGACGCCTTCCCGAACTTCCCCGCCCCCGAGACGCTGGCCCAGCTTGGCGCCGATCCGCGCTTCAAGGTGATCGTCGGCAGCACCGAGGGCGAGACCATCCTGGCGATGAACAACGCCAAGGCCCCGCTCGACAATCCCAAGGTCCGTGAAGCCATCGCCCATGCGATCAACCGGCAGGATATCATCGACGGCGCGATGTTCGGCTATGGCACCCCCATCGGTACCCATTTCGCCCCGCACAACCCCGACTATGTCGATCTCATCGGCCTGTCGGACCATGACCCCGACCTGTCCCGCAAGCTGCTGGCCGAAGCCGGGGCCGAGGGCCTGACCCTGCGCCTCGCGCTGCCGCCGCCCACCTATGCCCGCCGCGGCGGCGAGATCATCGCAGCACAGCTGCGCGACGTCGGGATTGCAACCGAGGTCAGCAACCTCGAATGGGCGCAATGGCTGGAACAGGTGTTCAAGGGCCATGACTTCGACCTGACCATCATCAGCCATGTCGAACCGATGGACATCAACATCTACGCCCGGCCCGACTACTACTTCAGCTATGCTAGGCCGGAATTCGTGGCGATCATGGACAAGCTGGCGCTGACCACCGATGCCGCCGCAAGGTCGGACCTGCTGAAACAGGCCCAGACGATGATCGCCGAAGATCACGTCAACGCCTACCTGTTCCAGCTCGCCAAGACCGGCGTCGCCGATGCCCGGCTGGAAGGGCTGTGGGCGAACTCTCCCACCCCCGCCAACGACCTGACGGCGGTGCACTGGAGCCACTGA
- a CDS encoding cupin domain-containing protein codes for MTHFLRLDRGSVTPEVDRPDPSLVLAGDPVHTTWLHEERDTLYAGMWQTTPGIWKVDYSEWEYVHILSGTSILTEEGGAPQTLTAGDSFLIRPGFKGTWECVETTLKDFVILE; via the coding sequence ATGACCCATTTCCTGCGCCTCGACCGTGGCAGCGTCACCCCCGAGGTAGACCGTCCCGACCCCTCGCTGGTCCTCGCCGGCGACCCCGTCCACACCACCTGGCTGCACGAGGAGCGCGACACCCTCTATGCCGGGATGTGGCAGACCACCCCCGGCATCTGGAAGGTGGACTACTCGGAATGGGAATATGTCCACATCCTCTCCGGCACCTCGATCCTCACGGAAGAGGGCGGCGCGCCGCAGACCCTGACCGCCGGCGACAGCTTCCTGATCCGCCCCGGCTTCAAGGGAACGTGGGAATGCGTGGAGACCACGCTGAAGGATTTCGTCATCCTGGAATGA
- a CDS encoding L,D-transpeptidase: MILLPAARHLRSVLAVLSALVLAACAGGSDPVAVAPSGPPPEVVAMYQSVQDGNYVIPAVDPGYLTGGNARQTVPYSGPDLPGTIVVDPHARVLYYVEEGGVATRYGIAVGREGRGFTGAAVVSRKAEWPGWTPTANMIRRDPEVYGPYAGGLPGGLDNPLGARALYLYRGGKDTYYRIHGTNNSSTIGRATSAGCIRLFNQDILDLYQRVDLGAPVKVRSLAESIAQEGEMVEGPSGLMLRMDSLPIEVQDQIRAGMTPWPPFVAQSGISGENSLGSAEALEAQGIVAAN; encoded by the coding sequence GTGATCTTGCTGCCCGCTGCCCGCCACCTTCGTTCTGTCCTTGCCGTGCTGTCGGCGCTTGTGTTGGCGGCCTGCGCCGGGGGATCCGACCCTGTCGCTGTCGCACCCTCTGGTCCGCCGCCCGAAGTGGTGGCGATGTATCAATCGGTGCAGGATGGCAACTATGTGATCCCCGCCGTGGATCCCGGCTATCTGACCGGGGGCAATGCCCGCCAGACCGTGCCCTATTCCGGGCCGGACCTGCCGGGGACCATCGTCGTCGATCCGCATGCACGGGTGCTGTATTATGTGGAAGAGGGCGGCGTCGCCACCCGCTATGGCATCGCCGTCGGCCGCGAAGGCCGGGGCTTTACCGGCGCTGCCGTGGTCAGCCGCAAGGCCGAGTGGCCGGGATGGACGCCGACCGCGAACATGATCCGCCGCGACCCCGAGGTTTACGGCCCCTATGCCGGCGGCCTGCCGGGCGGGCTCGACAACCCCTTGGGCGCACGGGCGCTGTATCTGTATCGGGGCGGCAAGGATACCTATTACCGGATCCACGGAACCAACAACTCGTCGACCATTGGCCGGGCGACATCCGCGGGCTGTATCCGCTTGTTCAACCAGGATATTCTTGACCTGTATCAGCGGGTTGACCTGGGCGCGCCGGTGAAGGTGCGTTCGCTGGCGGAATCCATCGCGCAAGAAGGCGAGATGGTCGAGGGGCCGAGCGGGCTGATGCTTCGCATGGACTCGCTGCCCATCGAGGTACAGGACCAGATCCGCGCCGGGATGACGCCCTGGCCGCCCTTCGTGGCGCAGTCGGGGATCAGCGGCGAGAACAGCCTTGGCAGTGCCGAGGCGCTGGAAGCCCAGGGGATCGTGGCCGCGAACTGA